A single region of the Triticum dicoccoides isolate Atlit2015 ecotype Zavitan chromosome 2B, WEW_v2.0, whole genome shotgun sequence genome encodes:
- the LOC119365426 gene encoding probable protein phosphatase 2C 44 gives MVGRMERQTVSTSSASCSPSAASSSSSSCGGRKRPDILNMIRSAACLNSSSTDTGKGRSKQSSTKVTHGFHLVEGKSGHDMEDYHVAEYKCDKNHELGLFAIFDGHLGDRVPSYLRANLFSNILKEPLFWTDPQEAIKNAYGSTNKYILENAKQLGPGGSTAVTAIVVDGKDMWIANVGDSRAVLCERGAANQITVDHEPHISNERQRIEQQGGFVTTFPGDVPRVNGQLAVARAFGDHSLKTHLSSEPDIRHVPINSSIEFVILASDGLWKVMKNQEAVDLVKSTKDPQAAAKRLTTEALARKSKDDISCIVIRFRC, from the exons ATGGTCGGCCGGATGGAGCGGCAGACGGTGTCGACGTCCTCCGCGTCCTGCtccccctccgccgcctcctcctcctcctcctcctgcggcGGACGTAAGCGGCCCGACATACTCAACATGATCCGG AGTGCAGCATGTCTTAATTCATCATCTACTGATACTGGCAAGGGGCGGAGTAAGCAATCGAGCACCAAGGTGACGCATGGATTCCACTTGGTTGAAGGGAAATCTGGCCATGACATGGAGGACTACCATGTAGCAGAGTACAAGTGCGATAAGAACCATGAGCTTGGCCTCTTCGCCATTTTCGACGGCCATCTGGGTGATCGTGTGCCCAGTTACTTGAGAGCTAACCTTTTCTCCAACATACTCAAAGAG CCTCTCTTCTGGACCGACCCTCAAGAAGCGATTAAAAATGCATATGGCTCTACAAACAAATATATTCTGGAAAATGCCAAGCAACTTGGACCAGGCGGCTCAACAGCAGTTACTGCTATTGTAGTTGATGGCAAGGATATGTGGATAGCAAACGTAGGTGACTCGAGGGCCGTTTTATGTGAACGGGGTGCTGCTAATCAGATCACCGTGGACCATGAACCCCATATATCTAATGAAAGGCAGAGGATTGAACAGCAGGGCGGCTTTGTCACAACATTTCCTG GTGATGTCCCTCGCGTAAATGGCCAACTCGCTGTCGCAAGGGCGTTCGGTGACCATAGCCTCAAGACACACTTGAGTTCGGAACCTGACATTAGGCATGTACCCATAAACTCAAGTATAGAGTTCGTCATACTTGCCAGCGATGGATTATGGAAG GTGATGAAGAACCAGGAAGCTGTGGACCTCGTGAAGTCGACAAAGGACCCTCAGGCAGCAGCAAAGCGGCTGACGACCGAGGCGCTCGCGAGGAAGAGCAAGGAcgacatctcctgcatcgtcatccgctTCCGCTGCTGA